In one Methylocaldum szegediense genomic region, the following are encoded:
- a CDS encoding arylsulfatase → MNRRSERCGLLLAGFFALHTVAAQETLPKPDPGFQGKIGVTLEDSVPAWPAQPVAPKGAPNVVLILLDDVGFGASATFGGPAATPDLDRLASEGLRYNRFHTTALCSPTRAALLTGRNHHQAGFGVVIETARGYPGYNGYWRKDTVSVAEVLRRNGYSTAAFGKWHNTPAGEITPVGPYDRWPTHLGFEYFYGFQGGETNQWEPQLYRNTEAVEPRKTPEQGYHLTADLADEAIGWLRKQRSLAPNKPFFLYFATGATHAPLHVPKEWIDKYRGRFDQGWDKLREEIFERQNRLGVIPANAELTPRPKELPAWDSLSPDQKRLYARQMEVYAAFLSHTDYEVGRLLGTVRQTGQWDNTLVLYVVGDNGGSAEGTLDGSIRNIASFFGTRDDVATQLAHIDELGSPLHDNHYAVPWAWATNSPFQWTKQVASHFGGTRNPLVVSWPARIKQPGGLRSQFHHVNDVAPTIYEAAGITFPETVDGVAQIPLEGKSLLYSFNDPNAPDTHTVQYFEMFGNRAVYKDGWLAGARHGLPWELQGRKDDFENDRWELYHVAEDFSQAHDLAAQYPDKLKELQAEFDKEAWRNNVYPLSAGLLDNLRGGDGPSLAKGRSSFVYTAGSVRIPDATAPRLEGRAHRIVATVDIPPAGAEGVLVAHGGRFGGYSLYLKDGRLVYETNTLGRNRHVLTSTVPVPAGRVELGFEFQPDGNSGKSGIGRLFVNGQPAGEAHLAGIGSLRAALTETFDVGEERGSVVSNAYAAPYRFTGTLEKLTVDLQ, encoded by the coding sequence GCCACCTTCGGCGGTCCCGCCGCGACACCCGACCTCGACCGGCTCGCCTCGGAAGGGCTGCGCTACAACCGTTTCCATACCACGGCCCTATGCTCGCCGACTCGCGCCGCGCTGCTGACCGGGCGCAACCATCACCAGGCCGGCTTCGGCGTCGTGATCGAGACCGCCCGCGGCTATCCCGGCTACAACGGCTACTGGCGCAAGGACACGGTATCGGTGGCCGAAGTGTTGCGCCGTAACGGGTACAGCACCGCCGCGTTCGGCAAATGGCACAACACGCCCGCCGGCGAAATCACGCCGGTGGGTCCCTACGACCGCTGGCCGACCCACTTGGGTTTTGAATACTTTTACGGATTCCAGGGCGGTGAAACCAACCAGTGGGAGCCGCAGTTGTACCGTAACACCGAAGCGGTGGAGCCGCGGAAAACGCCGGAACAAGGCTATCACCTGACCGCCGATCTGGCGGACGAAGCCATCGGCTGGCTTCGCAAACAGCGCTCCCTGGCGCCGAACAAGCCGTTCTTTCTCTACTTCGCGACCGGCGCTACCCATGCCCCTTTGCACGTGCCCAAAGAATGGATCGACAAATACCGGGGGCGGTTCGACCAGGGTTGGGACAAGCTACGCGAAGAGATCTTCGAGCGGCAGAATCGCTTGGGTGTGATCCCGGCGAATGCCGAACTGACCCCCAGGCCCAAGGAGCTACCCGCTTGGGATTCCCTGAGTCCTGATCAGAAACGCTTGTACGCGCGGCAGATGGAAGTCTATGCGGCTTTCCTGTCCCATACCGACTACGAAGTGGGGCGGCTTCTCGGCACCGTACGGCAGACCGGACAGTGGGACAACACCTTGGTGCTCTATGTCGTCGGCGACAACGGCGGCAGCGCCGAGGGCACGCTGGACGGTTCGATACGCAATATCGCCAGTTTCTTCGGAACCCGCGACGACGTGGCGACCCAATTGGCGCATATCGACGAGCTAGGCAGCCCCTTGCACGACAACCATTACGCGGTTCCCTGGGCCTGGGCCACCAACTCGCCTTTCCAATGGACCAAGCAAGTGGCCTCTCATTTCGGCGGCACCCGCAATCCCCTGGTGGTCTCTTGGCCGGCGCGCATCAAACAGCCGGGCGGGCTGCGCAGCCAATTCCACCATGTCAACGACGTGGCACCGACCATTTACGAAGCCGCGGGCATCACGTTTCCGGAAACGGTCGACGGGGTCGCCCAGATTCCTTTGGAAGGCAAGAGCTTGCTGTACAGCTTCAACGACCCCAATGCCCCTGACACTCATACGGTTCAATATTTCGAAATGTTCGGTAACCGCGCCGTCTACAAGGACGGTTGGCTGGCCGGGGCGCGTCACGGATTGCCCTGGGAGTTGCAGGGGCGCAAGGACGATTTCGAGAACGACCGCTGGGAGCTGTACCACGTCGCCGAGGATTTCAGTCAGGCCCATGATCTGGCCGCTCAGTACCCGGACAAGTTGAAAGAGTTGCAGGCGGAATTCGACAAGGAAGCCTGGCGCAACAACGTTTATCCGCTCAGCGCGGGGCTGCTCGACAATCTGCGCGGCGGAGACGGACCCTCTCTCGCCAAGGGCCGGAGTTCGTTCGTCTACACGGCCGGTTCAGTGCGCATCCCCGACGCCACCGCCCCCAGGCTCGAAGGTCGCGCCCATCGTATCGTGGCGACGGTGGACATTCCGCCGGCCGGGGCGGAAGGCGTCCTGGTCGCTCACGGCGGCCGGTTCGGCGGCTACAGCCTGTATCTCAAGGACGGTCGCCTGGTGTACGAGACCAACACCTTGGGACGCAACCGGCACGTGCTGACCTCAACCGTACCGGTGCCGGCCGGCCGCGTGGAGCTGGGCTTCGAGTTCCAACCCGACGGAAACAGCGGCAAATCCGGCATCGGCCGGCTCTTCGTCAACGGACAGCCGGCGGGGGAGGCGCATTTGGCCGGCATCGGATCGCTACGGGCCGCGCTCACCGAGACCTTCGACGTGGGCGAGGAACGCGGTTCGGTCGTTTCGAACGCCTATGCCGCGCCTTATCGATTCACCGGAACGCTGGAAAAGCTGACGGTGGACTTGCAATAA
- a CDS encoding ABC transporter substrate-binding protein has protein sequence MKPFLLLLTLVLAWLPVHAAETEKPKTINIGVAATGVGGRPFVGGGAFSVAHVKRYLEQEFEKDGIEVKWHFFKNAGPAVNEAYSSGQLDFAWQGDLPQLIGRAGGLKVKYILGGGRRGNLYLAARKDSTANGIEDIKGRKLGLHKGTCLQLGVARLLGDHGIKEKDLKVYNMDYLTSATALGNGELELTFGLYNLYYLRDQGLAKLIYGGKDDGGKYGCAGGYTVAEAFADQYPDITQRVVNALVRANYWTVQEENRDEVYEIWAKSGIPLQHFREDWDGQNWTQKLSPLIDDYLVHSYRVSFEDAKKFGLVRGKFDLERYFDRRYLDKALSELQLQGYWKEEDPSGKPKS, from the coding sequence ATGAAACCATTCTTGCTTCTCCTCACCCTCGTCCTGGCGTGGCTACCCGTCCACGCCGCGGAGACCGAAAAGCCTAAGACCATCAACATCGGCGTGGCGGCTACGGGTGTCGGCGGCCGGCCTTTCGTGGGCGGCGGGGCGTTTTCCGTGGCCCATGTCAAACGCTATCTGGAACAGGAATTCGAGAAGGACGGCATCGAAGTGAAGTGGCATTTCTTCAAGAATGCCGGTCCGGCGGTGAACGAAGCCTATTCCAGCGGGCAGCTCGATTTCGCCTGGCAGGGCGATCTGCCCCAGCTCATCGGCCGGGCCGGGGGACTCAAGGTCAAGTACATTCTGGGCGGCGGGCGGCGCGGCAACCTTTATCTGGCCGCGCGCAAGGATTCGACCGCTAACGGAATCGAGGACATCAAGGGCCGCAAGCTGGGGCTCCACAAGGGTACTTGCTTGCAACTCGGCGTTGCCCGCTTGCTGGGGGATCACGGCATCAAAGAGAAAGACCTCAAGGTCTACAACATGGATTATCTGACCTCGGCCACCGCGCTCGGCAATGGCGAATTGGAGCTGACTTTCGGTCTCTACAACCTCTACTACCTTCGCGACCAGGGCCTCGCCAAGCTGATCTACGGCGGCAAGGACGACGGCGGGAAATACGGCTGCGCCGGCGGCTACACTGTGGCCGAGGCCTTCGCCGACCAGTACCCGGACATTACCCAGCGGGTGGTGAATGCTCTGGTCAGGGCCAATTACTGGACGGTGCAGGAGGAGAACCGCGACGAGGTCTACGAGATCTGGGCCAAGTCGGGCATTCCCTTGCAGCACTTCCGGGAGGACTGGGACGGCCAGAACTGGACGCAGAAGCTTTCGCCGCTGATCGACGACTATCTGGTGCACAGCTACCGGGTATCCTTCGAGGACGCCAAGAAGTTTGGCCTGGTGCGCGGCAAGTTTGATTTGGAGCGCTATTTCGATCGCCGTTATCTCGACAAGGCGCTTTCCGAACTGCAACTACAGGGTTACTGGAAAGAGGAAGATCCGTCCGGAAAACCGAAATCATGA
- a CDS encoding tetratricopeptide repeat protein, whose amino-acid sequence MRFPVRPEWGCLLLAFFLTPVLVAAEEADYVGGAACGGCHAEQAKAWAGSHHDLAMQPATPATVLGDFRGVRFDYFGVTSRFFRRGDRFLVNTDGPDGKFADFEIKYTFGVYPLQQYLIEFPDGRLQALGIAWDSRPKTRGGQRWFHLYPKERIGPSDPLHWTGPLQNWNHMCADCHSTNFRKNYDLRTNRFDSAWTDIDVACEACHGPGSQHVAWAEGKTEHSADRGLDVRFRPRRERVWTFPANSSIARLSEATNTGPEIETCARCHARREQIQANPVHGRPLLDGFVPALLTQGLYHPDGQMQDEVYNYGSFLQSKMYRQGVVCSDCHDPHSLKLRVPGNGVCAQCHKAEKYDSPAHHFHKTGSEGARCAACHMPATTYMGVDRRHDHSFRIPQPDLTVELGVPNACNRCHTREKPSWAAARLKRWYGRKPRAGKDFAAIFAAARQGRASAEDRLVQLAMNTAQAGIVRATALFELGPYLSGKTLPVVRQGLGDSDPLVRLGAVEALNEADPGVRFPLLSPLLNDPLRAVRIRAARALAPLVSQALPVERRTAIERGLYEYIAAQKANADRPESWMNIGLAYAESGRHKGAEAAYRTAMKLRSDFTAAYVNLADLYRAQGRDAEGESLLRAALKIDPDSPESHHALGLLLVRHKRLDEALEHLQRAVTLNPEGSRFAYVYAVALDAAGTTDKAVVVLEKHYRRHPDDRDTLYALVRFNRQLGRFQAAADYAKRFQELASDDPRSRGLQDGLGTPNR is encoded by the coding sequence ATGAGATTTCCGGTGCGCCCGGAATGGGGATGCTTGCTGCTCGCGTTCTTCCTAACTCCGGTTCTGGTCGCGGCGGAGGAAGCGGACTATGTCGGCGGCGCGGCCTGCGGAGGCTGCCACGCCGAACAGGCGAAAGCCTGGGCCGGGTCGCACCACGACCTGGCCATGCAGCCGGCGACGCCCGCAACGGTATTGGGCGATTTCCGCGGCGTCCGCTTCGATTATTTCGGCGTGACGTCCCGATTTTTCCGCCGCGGCGACCGCTTCCTGGTCAACACCGACGGCCCTGACGGCAAGTTCGCCGATTTCGAGATCAAGTACACCTTCGGCGTATATCCGCTACAGCAATACCTGATCGAGTTCCCGGACGGCAGGCTGCAAGCCTTGGGCATTGCCTGGGACAGCCGTCCCAAAACTCGGGGTGGGCAGCGTTGGTTTCACCTTTATCCCAAGGAAAGGATAGGCCCCAGCGATCCCTTGCACTGGACCGGTCCGCTGCAGAACTGGAACCACATGTGCGCCGATTGCCATTCTACGAATTTCCGCAAGAACTACGATCTTCGAACCAACCGATTCGATTCCGCCTGGACGGACATCGACGTAGCCTGCGAAGCTTGCCATGGGCCGGGTTCGCAGCATGTCGCCTGGGCCGAGGGCAAGACGGAACACTCGGCCGACCGTGGTCTCGACGTCCGTTTTCGGCCGCGTCGGGAGAGAGTCTGGACGTTTCCCGCCAATTCTTCCATTGCTCGCTTGTCCGAGGCCACGAATACCGGGCCGGAAATCGAAACCTGCGCCCGCTGCCATGCGCGGCGCGAACAGATCCAGGCAAATCCTGTTCATGGCCGACCGCTGCTGGACGGTTTCGTTCCCGCGCTTTTGACCCAGGGTTTGTACCACCCGGACGGGCAGATGCAGGACGAGGTGTACAACTACGGCTCGTTTCTGCAAAGCAAAATGTATCGTCAGGGAGTCGTTTGCAGCGACTGTCACGATCCTCACAGTCTGAAGCTTCGGGTCCCGGGGAACGGCGTCTGCGCTCAATGCCACAAGGCGGAAAAGTACGATTCGCCGGCCCATCATTTCCACAAAACGGGTTCGGAAGGTGCGCGCTGTGCCGCGTGCCACATGCCGGCGACTACCTACATGGGCGTCGATCGGCGCCATGACCATAGTTTCCGCATTCCGCAGCCCGATCTCACAGTCGAGCTGGGCGTGCCGAACGCATGCAACCGCTGCCATACCCGGGAAAAACCGTCCTGGGCAGCGGCTAGGCTCAAGCGCTGGTACGGCCGCAAGCCGCGTGCCGGCAAAGATTTCGCAGCAATCTTCGCTGCGGCGAGGCAGGGCAGGGCGAGCGCAGAAGACCGCCTTGTCCAGCTTGCCATGAACACGGCTCAGGCGGGAATCGTTCGAGCCACTGCGCTGTTCGAACTCGGGCCTTATCTGAGCGGGAAGACCTTGCCGGTGGTACGGCAGGGGCTCGGCGATTCTGATCCCTTGGTCAGACTGGGCGCTGTGGAAGCCTTGAACGAGGCCGATCCCGGCGTGCGTTTCCCGCTCTTGTCGCCCTTGCTGAACGATCCGCTTCGTGCGGTCCGTATCCGAGCGGCGCGGGCATTGGCACCGCTCGTTTCGCAAGCCTTGCCGGTGGAGCGACGCACGGCCATCGAGCGCGGGTTGTATGAATACATCGCTGCCCAAAAGGCCAATGCCGATCGTCCGGAGTCGTGGATGAACATAGGTCTTGCCTACGCGGAATCGGGACGGCACAAGGGCGCGGAAGCGGCTTATCGTACCGCCATGAAACTGCGTTCCGATTTCACGGCGGCTTATGTCAATCTGGCCGACCTGTATCGTGCTCAGGGGCGAGACGCGGAAGGCGAAAGTCTTCTTAGAGCGGCTTTGAAGATCGACCCGGATAGTCCCGAGAGCCACCACGCCCTGGGCTTGCTGCTGGTACGCCACAAGCGCCTCGATGAAGCGCTCGAACATCTGCAACGGGCGGTGACCCTGAATCCCGAAGGTTCACGTTTCGCCTATGTCTATGCCGTCGCCCTCGATGCGGCCGGTACGACCGATAAAGCCGTCGTGGTACTGGAAAAGCACTACCGCCGCCATCCCGACGATCGAGACACCCTCTACGCCCTGGTACGGTTCAACCGCCAACTCGGACGGTTCCAGGCGGCTGCGGACTATGCGAAACGGTTTCAGGAACTCGCCTCCGACGATCCTCGGAGCAGGGGACTGCAAGACGGACTCGGAACGCCGAATCGGTAA
- a CDS encoding sigma-54 interaction domain-containing protein encodes METSYPDRSTELLEGSHPSPVLSFSEPRSLTLSVRASALVFEDPASRQLLEHIERIAPSDATVLIIGETGTGKELIARHIHALSPRRNGPFGALNCAALSETLIESELFGHEKGAFTGAVSSKDGWFETANNGTLFLDEVGDLPLGLQAKLLRVLQEREVVKVGARRATPVNVRVIAATNVNLEEAVEAGRFRADLYYRFNVAMVQLVPLRDRPGDILPLARHFLKLYGERLGYKDARLTPEAERLLLNYDWPGNIRELENAIHRALLVCPGDHLRPEDFKLSGLRPQATAAPVSITSTASLEAAVRQLCERAPPKLFELIESTVLRTALEFCEHNQVQTARLLAISRNVLRHRMALYGLLPNSQGEKANTSGSVYAPTRSSHTLAPGCCD; translated from the coding sequence ATGGAAACGTCTTATCCCGACCGATCGACCGAACTGCTCGAGGGAAGCCACCCTTCCCCCGTGCTGAGCTTTTCCGAGCCACGCTCGCTTACCCTTTCCGTTCGCGCCAGCGCGCTGGTCTTTGAAGACCCGGCCTCTCGGCAGTTGCTGGAGCACATCGAACGCATCGCGCCTAGCGATGCCACCGTCCTCATCATCGGTGAAACCGGCACCGGCAAGGAACTGATTGCCCGACATATCCATGCGCTCAGCCCGCGTCGGAACGGACCGTTCGGTGCCTTGAATTGCGCCGCCCTGAGCGAAACCTTGATTGAGAGCGAACTGTTCGGGCATGAAAAAGGCGCTTTCACCGGTGCCGTGAGCAGCAAGGACGGGTGGTTCGAAACCGCTAACAACGGCACTCTGTTCCTGGACGAAGTCGGCGATCTGCCTCTGGGGCTGCAGGCGAAGCTATTGCGCGTGCTGCAGGAACGCGAGGTGGTGAAGGTCGGAGCGCGGCGGGCGACGCCGGTGAACGTGCGAGTGATCGCGGCCACCAACGTCAATCTGGAAGAGGCGGTGGAAGCCGGCCGTTTCCGGGCCGATCTGTACTATCGCTTCAACGTCGCCATGGTGCAGCTCGTGCCTTTGAGGGATCGGCCCGGGGACATCCTGCCTTTGGCCCGTCACTTCCTGAAACTGTACGGCGAGCGTCTGGGCTACAAGGACGCCCGGCTGACTCCGGAGGCGGAACGGCTCTTGTTGAACTACGACTGGCCGGGCAACATTCGGGAGTTGGAGAACGCGATTCATAGAGCCCTGCTGGTCTGCCCGGGCGACCATCTCCGTCCCGAGGATTTCAAGCTTTCGGGACTGCGGCCTCAAGCAACGGCGGCGCCCGTGTCGATCACATCTACTGCCTCCCTGGAGGCCGCCGTGCGTCAGTTGTGCGAGCGGGCGCCGCCGAAACTGTTCGAGCTGATCGAGTCCACAGTTCTTCGTACGGCGCTCGAATTCTGCGAACATAACCAGGTTCAGACCGCCCGACTGCTGGCGATCAGCCGTAACGTGCTGCGTCATCGCATGGCGCTGTATGGCCTCTTACCAAACAGCCAAGGCGAAAAAGCAAATACCTCTGGTTCCGTTTACGCGCCCACACGGTCTTCCCATACCCTTGCGCCGGGCTGCTGCGACTGA
- a CDS encoding class I SAM-dependent methyltransferase, translating into MSALSLAFDTQRLAEKYEELSSDRQFKQGKWLIEELNLVPGERVLDVGCGTGLLAEHVADIVGPSGFVAGIDPLPLRIAIANRRAKSNLVFRVGNAYDLTEFAENSFDAVYLNAVFHWLSEKEEPLQQIRRVLKPGGRLGLTTGSKEHPNRLLQIRREILSKEPYNAFPESRSGYPHWVSVPELVWLLDRNGFSISKVEVLENVIHHANADAAIDFSQASSFGNFLGHLPDELRESAIAEIKDALEALRTPEGIRLEGCRIVAVATRK; encoded by the coding sequence ATGAGCGCCTTGAGCTTGGCTTTTGATACGCAGCGTCTTGCCGAAAAGTACGAAGAGCTGAGCAGTGACCGTCAATTTAAGCAGGGCAAATGGCTGATCGAGGAATTGAACCTCGTTCCGGGGGAGCGGGTCCTTGATGTCGGCTGCGGAACCGGGTTATTGGCGGAGCATGTCGCGGATATCGTCGGACCTTCGGGTTTCGTGGCGGGGATCGATCCATTGCCGCTCCGCATCGCCATTGCCAACCGTAGGGCGAAATCCAATCTGGTTTTCCGGGTCGGCAATGCCTATGACTTGACCGAATTTGCCGAAAACAGCTTCGACGCAGTCTATCTGAATGCGGTTTTTCATTGGCTTTCGGAGAAGGAAGAACCTTTGCAGCAAATTCGGAGGGTACTGAAGCCGGGCGGGCGGCTCGGGTTGACTACGGGCTCGAAAGAACATCCCAACCGGCTCTTGCAGATCAGACGCGAGATTCTGTCCAAAGAGCCTTACAACGCTTTTCCCGAATCCCGGTCCGGATATCCACACTGGGTGAGCGTACCGGAGCTGGTTTGGCTACTGGACCGCAACGGCTTCTCGATCAGTAAAGTAGAGGTACTGGAAAACGTTATCCATCACGCGAACGCGGACGCCGCCATCGATTTCTCGCAGGCCAGTTCCTTCGGTAACTTTCTCGGTCACCTCCCGGACGAACTGAGAGAATCGGCCATCGCCGAGATCAAGGACGCGCTGGAGGCATTGCGGACGCCGGAAGGTATTCGTCTGGAAGGCTGCCGCATCGTGGCGGTGGCGACAAGGAAGTGA
- a CDS encoding ABC transporter permease: MMFGSLLEEALQAMGANRLRSALTMLGMIIGVGAVVLMMAIGQGAQAMVSEAIASMGSNLFIVLTGSSTSGGVRMGSGTVPTLTVNDAYAIGELPEIAAVAPAFSNVAQVIYGPNNWATSIMGTTPAYFEVRDWHPVGGAVFTDSDVRSATRVIVLGQTVVQNLFGNEDPVGKTVRVKNSPFVVVSVLEPKGQSLDGRDQDDTAMVPLTTAQRQLFGNPFPGMIRFIMVKARSREVMPRAEQSIKELLRARHRIRPGQEDDFTVRNLTALAQTAAGTTRTMSVMLGAIASISLLVGGIGIMNIMLVSVTERTREIGIRLAIGARRRDVLLQFLLEALIISLAGSLIGAAIGFVGAWLAAVLGGMTVVVTLSSILLAFTVAAAVGIFFGFYPARKAAELRPIEALRYQ, from the coding sequence ATGATGTTCGGCAGCCTACTCGAGGAGGCTCTGCAGGCGATGGGCGCCAATCGGCTGCGGAGCGCGCTCACCATGCTCGGCATGATCATCGGCGTAGGCGCCGTCGTGCTGATGATGGCAATCGGTCAAGGCGCCCAGGCCATGGTGAGCGAAGCGATCGCCTCCATGGGCAGCAATCTCTTCATCGTGCTCACCGGTTCGTCGACCTCGGGCGGCGTGCGCATGGGCAGCGGCACCGTACCCACGCTCACCGTCAACGACGCTTACGCCATCGGCGAACTGCCTGAGATCGCCGCGGTCGCACCGGCATTTTCCAACGTCGCGCAAGTGATCTACGGCCCCAACAACTGGGCGACGTCCATCATGGGCACCACCCCGGCCTATTTCGAGGTGCGCGACTGGCACCCGGTCGGCGGCGCCGTGTTCACGGACAGCGACGTGCGCTCGGCGACCCGGGTCATCGTACTCGGGCAAACCGTGGTTCAAAACCTGTTCGGCAACGAAGATCCGGTCGGCAAGACCGTGCGCGTCAAGAATAGCCCATTCGTCGTCGTCAGCGTCCTGGAACCTAAAGGACAAAGTCTGGACGGGCGCGATCAGGACGACACCGCGATGGTGCCTTTGACGACCGCCCAGCGCCAACTGTTCGGTAACCCGTTTCCGGGCATGATCCGCTTCATCATGGTCAAAGCGCGCTCGCGGGAGGTCATGCCCCGTGCGGAGCAGAGCATTAAAGAACTGTTGCGCGCACGGCACCGTATCCGGCCGGGACAGGAAGACGATTTCACCGTCCGCAACCTGACCGCTCTCGCTCAGACCGCCGCCGGAACTACGCGCACCATGTCGGTCATGCTGGGCGCCATCGCCTCGATCTCGCTGCTGGTGGGAGGCATCGGCATCATGAACATCATGCTGGTATCGGTCACCGAACGTACCCGCGAGATCGGGATCCGCCTCGCCATCGGCGCCCGACGCCGCGACGTGCTGCTGCAATTTCTCCTGGAAGCGCTGATCATCTCCCTCGCCGGCAGCCTGATCGGCGCCGCGATCGGCTTCGTCGGCGCCTGGCTGGCCGCCGTCCTGGGCGGCATGACCGTGGTCGTCACCCTATCGTCCATCCTCCTCGCCTTCACCGTCGCCGCCGCGGTCGGGATCTTCTTCGGCTTCTATCCGGCGCGCAAAGCGGCCGAACTCAGACCGATCGAGGCCTTGCGTTACCAATGA